A stretch of the Oncorhynchus mykiss isolate Arlee chromosome 23, USDA_OmykA_1.1, whole genome shotgun sequence genome encodes the following:
- the LOC110502844 gene encoding zinc finger protein 180 isoform X1 yields the protein MANSVAFHTQLASIMEVLANAAVAEICELVDNGYAVLHLEISQGQKENEALRRKLRMMELKVSRASAMRAGMGSSILAHNRFRTHVGMESKRTSSSEVHCRRGVDSQLVTSLFRDGKSPGDTGQTTTQRKPVALDMRDSKSPTIKEERREEAWDSHDQRERLSTGALNHIVDGGERHSNIVTEATQPISKQENASSCKWYMVKEMSKPECIEFKEERQEDTISLKNDSRIKGSVESGADEDNRGVIGHTQTDSLFEDYDPHINADQERESTIQKFQHTNVAHRVWRQGYSGLWTPRSTETDSEDPACSYSEEISPTHVKAHTKQQQQTSVAEESKLFAVESHNVKPVSAMLDSEPYEEKYKPSNNDSSNNLHLQNSISYETSENFGNLAGRCFSNSQGNIRGNTARPKVGIVQRYMAGHKMQHGVGKREKRFVCGFCRKSFTCPKYLQSHQRVHTGEKPFSCSQCGKRFGQAVYLKKHQNVHTGEKPFVCPLCGKQFADASNLIRHKSVHTGERPFI from the exons ATGGCAAATTCCGTTGCCTTTCACACTCAGCtagcctccatcatggaggtTTTAGCTAACGCGGCCGTGGCTGAAATCTGCGAGCTTGTTGACAATGGCTATGCGGTCCTGCATTTGGAGATATCTCAAGGGCAGAAGGAGAATGAAGCGTTGAGGAGAAAACTACGGATGATGGAGCTGAAAGTGTCTCGTGCGAGTGCCATGAGAGCGGGAATGGGAAGCTCAATCCTCGCGCACAATCGCTTTCGAACTCACGTTGGCATGGAATCGAAAAGGACATCAAGCA GCGAGGTACATTGTCGGAGAGGAGTTGATTCCCAGTTGGTCACCAGCCTGTTTAGGGACGGAAAGTCCCCAGGTGACACTGGACAGACTACCACACAGAGAAAG CCTGTAGCGTTGGATATGAGAGACTCCAAATCACCTACCATCAAAGAGGAGAGGCGGGAAGAAGCCTGGGACAGTCACGACCAACGAGAGAGACTGAGTACCG GAGCTTTAAATCACATTGTTGATGGAGGAGAAAGGCATTCCAACATCGTCACAGAGGCCACACAACCAATCAGCAAACAGGAGAATGCCAGCTCTTGTAAATGG TATATGGTGAAGGAGATGAGTAAGCCTGAGTGCATCGAATTCAAAGAGGAAAGACAGGAGGACACCATAAGCCTAAAGAATGACTCAAGAATTAAAG GCAGTGTTGAATCAGGTGCTGATGAAGACAACAGGGGTGTGATTGGACACACTCAGACCGACAGTCTCTTTGAGGACTATGATCCGCACATCAACGCAGACCAAGAGAGGGAAAGCACGATCCAGAAGTTTCAGCATACGAACGTTGCACACCGCGTATGGAGGCAGGGATACTCAGGTTTGTGGACACCAAGAAGCACTGAAACAGATTCTGAGGATCCAGCTTGCTCTTATTCTGAGGAAATTAGCCCCACTCATGTCAAAGCTCACACAAAGCAACAACAACAGACTTCCGTAGCTGAGGAAAGCAAGCTGTTCGCTGTTGAGTCTCACAATGTGAAACCAGTGTCTGCAATGCTTGATTCTGAACCctatgaagaaaaatataaacctAGCAATAATGATAGCAGTAATAATTTGCATCTGCAAAACAGCATCTCTTATGAGACTAGTGAAAACTTTGGAAATCTTGCTGGGAGGTGTTTCTCTAATAGTCAAGGAAATATTAGAGGGAACACAGCTAGGCCCAAGGTGGGCATAGTTCAACGCTACATGGCAGGGCATAAAATGCAACACGGGGTTGGCAAGCGAGAAAAACGGTTTGTTTGTGGCTTCTGCAGAAAAAGTTTCACTTGTCCAAAGTATCTTCAGTCTCACCAGCGGGTTCACACGGGAGAAAAACCCTTCAGctgctctcagtgtgggaagaggTTCGGCCAAGCTGTTTATCTGAAGAAACATCAGAACGtccacacgggagagaaaccATTTGTTTGCCCACTGTGTGGGAAGCAGTTTGCAGATGCAAGTAATCTCATCAGACACAAGAGTGTTCATACAGGAGAAAGACCCTTCATCTGA
- the LOC110502844 gene encoding zinc finger protein 583 isoform X3, translating into MRDSKSPTIKEERREEAWDSHDQRERLSTGALNHIVDGGERHSNIVTEATQPISKQENASSCKWYMVKEMSKPECIEFKEERQEDTISLKNDSRIKGSVESGADEDNRGVIGHTQTDSLFEDYDPHINADQERESTIQKFQHTNVAHRVWRQGYSGLWTPRSTETDSEDPACSYSEEISPTHVKAHTKQQQQTSVAEESKLFAVESHNVKPVSAMLDSEPYEEKYKPSNNDSSNNLHLQNSISYETSENFGNLAGRCFSNSQGNIRGNTARPKVGIVQRYMAGHKMQHGVGKREKRFVCGFCRKSFTCPKYLQSHQRVHTGEKPFSCSQCGKRFGQAVYLKKHQNVHTGEKPFVCPLCGKQFADASNLIRHKSVHTGERPFI; encoded by the exons ATGAGAGACTCCAAATCACCTACCATCAAAGAGGAGAGGCGGGAAGAAGCCTGGGACAGTCACGACCAACGAGAGAGACTGAGTACCG GAGCTTTAAATCACATTGTTGATGGAGGAGAAAGGCATTCCAACATCGTCACAGAGGCCACACAACCAATCAGCAAACAGGAGAATGCCAGCTCTTGTAAATGG TATATGGTGAAGGAGATGAGTAAGCCTGAGTGCATCGAATTCAAAGAGGAAAGACAGGAGGACACCATAAGCCTAAAGAATGACTCAAGAATTAAAG GCAGTGTTGAATCAGGTGCTGATGAAGACAACAGGGGTGTGATTGGACACACTCAGACCGACAGTCTCTTTGAGGACTATGATCCGCACATCAACGCAGACCAAGAGAGGGAAAGCACGATCCAGAAGTTTCAGCATACGAACGTTGCACACCGCGTATGGAGGCAGGGATACTCAGGTTTGTGGACACCAAGAAGCACTGAAACAGATTCTGAGGATCCAGCTTGCTCTTATTCTGAGGAAATTAGCCCCACTCATGTCAAAGCTCACACAAAGCAACAACAACAGACTTCCGTAGCTGAGGAAAGCAAGCTGTTCGCTGTTGAGTCTCACAATGTGAAACCAGTGTCTGCAATGCTTGATTCTGAACCctatgaagaaaaatataaacctAGCAATAATGATAGCAGTAATAATTTGCATCTGCAAAACAGCATCTCTTATGAGACTAGTGAAAACTTTGGAAATCTTGCTGGGAGGTGTTTCTCTAATAGTCAAGGAAATATTAGAGGGAACACAGCTAGGCCCAAGGTGGGCATAGTTCAACGCTACATGGCAGGGCATAAAATGCAACACGGGGTTGGCAAGCGAGAAAAACGGTTTGTTTGTGGCTTCTGCAGAAAAAGTTTCACTTGTCCAAAGTATCTTCAGTCTCACCAGCGGGTTCACACGGGAGAAAAACCCTTCAGctgctctcagtgtgggaagaggTTCGGCCAAGCTGTTTATCTGAAGAAACATCAGAACGtccacacgggagagaaaccATTTGTTTGCCCACTGTGTGGGAAGCAGTTTGCAGATGCAAGTAATCTCATCAGACACAAGAGTGTTCATACAGGAGAAAGACCCTTCATCTGA
- the LOC110502844 gene encoding uncharacterized protein LOC110502844 isoform X4: MANSVAFHTQLASIMEVLANAAVAEICELVDNGYAVLHLEISQGQKENEALRRKLRMMELKVSRASAMRAGMGSSILAHNRFRTHVGMESKRTSSSEVHCRRGVDSQLVTSLFRDGKSPGDTGQTTTQRKPVALDMRDSKSPTIKEERREEAWDSHDQRERLSTGALNHIVDGGERHSNIVTEATQPISKQENASSCKWYMVKEMSKPECIEFKEERQEDTISLKNDSRIKDTLGEWGQGHGLPFNVDCGAIRIKCLAQGQIARFFTLSAQGEQC, encoded by the exons ATGGCAAATTCCGTTGCCTTTCACACTCAGCtagcctccatcatggaggtTTTAGCTAACGCGGCCGTGGCTGAAATCTGCGAGCTTGTTGACAATGGCTATGCGGTCCTGCATTTGGAGATATCTCAAGGGCAGAAGGAGAATGAAGCGTTGAGGAGAAAACTACGGATGATGGAGCTGAAAGTGTCTCGTGCGAGTGCCATGAGAGCGGGAATGGGAAGCTCAATCCTCGCGCACAATCGCTTTCGAACTCACGTTGGCATGGAATCGAAAAGGACATCAAGCA GCGAGGTACATTGTCGGAGAGGAGTTGATTCCCAGTTGGTCACCAGCCTGTTTAGGGACGGAAAGTCCCCAGGTGACACTGGACAGACTACCACACAGAGAAAG CCTGTAGCGTTGGATATGAGAGACTCCAAATCACCTACCATCAAAGAGGAGAGGCGGGAAGAAGCCTGGGACAGTCACGACCAACGAGAGAGACTGAGTACCG GAGCTTTAAATCACATTGTTGATGGAGGAGAAAGGCATTCCAACATCGTCACAGAGGCCACACAACCAATCAGCAAACAGGAGAATGCCAGCTCTTGTAAATGG TATATGGTGAAGGAGATGAGTAAGCCTGAGTGCATCGAATTCAAAGAGGAAAGACAGGAGGACACCATAAGCCTAAAGAATGACTCAAGAATTAAAG acaccctcggcgAGTGGGGTCAAGGCCATGGTCTGCCATTCAACGTCGACTGtggagcaattaggattaagtgccttgctcaagggcagatcgCCAGATTTTTCACTTTGTCGGCTCAGGGAGA GCAGTGTTGA
- the LOC110502844 gene encoding uncharacterized protein LOC110502844 isoform X5, protein MANSVAFHTQLASIMEVLANAAVAEICELVDNGYAVLHLEISQGQKENEALRRKLRMMELKVSRASAMRAGMGSSILAHNRFRTHVGMESKRTSSSEVHCRRGVDSQLVTSLFRDGKSPGDTGQTTTQRKPVALDMRDSKSPTIKEERREEAWDSHDQRERLSTGALNHIVDGGERHSNIVTEATQPISKQENASSCKWPTV, encoded by the exons ATGGCAAATTCCGTTGCCTTTCACACTCAGCtagcctccatcatggaggtTTTAGCTAACGCGGCCGTGGCTGAAATCTGCGAGCTTGTTGACAATGGCTATGCGGTCCTGCATTTGGAGATATCTCAAGGGCAGAAGGAGAATGAAGCGTTGAGGAGAAAACTACGGATGATGGAGCTGAAAGTGTCTCGTGCGAGTGCCATGAGAGCGGGAATGGGAAGCTCAATCCTCGCGCACAATCGCTTTCGAACTCACGTTGGCATGGAATCGAAAAGGACATCAAGCA GCGAGGTACATTGTCGGAGAGGAGTTGATTCCCAGTTGGTCACCAGCCTGTTTAGGGACGGAAAGTCCCCAGGTGACACTGGACAGACTACCACACAGAGAAAG CCTGTAGCGTTGGATATGAGAGACTCCAAATCACCTACCATCAAAGAGGAGAGGCGGGAAGAAGCCTGGGACAGTCACGACCAACGAGAGAGACTGAGTACCG GAGCTTTAAATCACATTGTTGATGGAGGAGAAAGGCATTCCAACATCGTCACAGAGGCCACACAACCAATCAGCAAACAGGAGAATGCCAGCTCTTGTAAATGG CCCACTGTGTGA
- the LOC110502844 gene encoding zinc finger and BTB domain-containing protein 17 isoform X2 — MANSVAFHTQLASIMEVLANAAVAEICELVDNGYAVLHLEISQGQKENEALRRKLRMMELKVSRASAMRAGMGSSILAHNRFRTHVGMESKRTSSSEVHCRRGVDSQLVTSLFRDGKSPGDTGQTTTQRKPVALDMRDSKSPTIKEERREEAWDSHDQRERLSTGALNHIVDGGERHSNIVTEATQPISKQENASSCKWVSGETDNNENLSVNKRSQTPALEDGDGILDHAGFDCMMFEPPRQLGTLSTQGPGADLPECSYSHVDVVPLNSDSENSFPFSMNKVSRSITEHKQSVAYRDNRQRVPLPSDEPHMTVRKGMETGSNALVMTDGWVSHDSHNNEAVNYNQDGTAGNRFICSFCGKTLACLKNLKTHLRVHTGEKPFSCMQCGKRFSDSSNLKRHQSVHTGERRYGCSHCGKRFAQSGHLKVHLSVHTGCKQFRCPQCGKTFISANHLKRHISVHDGEESILPTTFQ; from the exons ATGGCAAATTCCGTTGCCTTTCACACTCAGCtagcctccatcatggaggtTTTAGCTAACGCGGCCGTGGCTGAAATCTGCGAGCTTGTTGACAATGGCTATGCGGTCCTGCATTTGGAGATATCTCAAGGGCAGAAGGAGAATGAAGCGTTGAGGAGAAAACTACGGATGATGGAGCTGAAAGTGTCTCGTGCGAGTGCCATGAGAGCGGGAATGGGAAGCTCAATCCTCGCGCACAATCGCTTTCGAACTCACGTTGGCATGGAATCGAAAAGGACATCAAGCA GCGAGGTACATTGTCGGAGAGGAGTTGATTCCCAGTTGGTCACCAGCCTGTTTAGGGACGGAAAGTCCCCAGGTGACACTGGACAGACTACCACACAGAGAAAG CCTGTAGCGTTGGATATGAGAGACTCCAAATCACCTACCATCAAAGAGGAGAGGCGGGAAGAAGCCTGGGACAGTCACGACCAACGAGAGAGACTGAGTACCG GAGCTTTAAATCACATTGTTGATGGAGGAGAAAGGCATTCCAACATCGTCACAGAGGCCACACAACCAATCAGCAAACAGGAGAATGCCAGCTCTTGTAAATGGGTGAGTGGCGAAACCGACAACAATGAAAACCTGAGTGTGAACAAAAGATCTCAAACCCCAGCATTGGAAGATGGTGATGGAATACTTGACCATGCAGGCTTTGATTGTATGATGTTTGAGCCCCCCAGACAACTTGGGACCCTTAGCACCCAGGGTCCTGGGGCTGATCTTCCCGAGTGCTCTTACTCTCATGTGGATGTTGTACCTCTTAATTCTGATTCAGAGAATAGTTTTCCCTTTTCGATGAACAAGGTGAGTCGCTCCATAACTGAGCACAAACAATCTGTAGCTTACAGAGACAATAGACAGAGGGTGCCGTTGCCCTCAGATGAGCCTCACATGACTGTGCGAAAAGGCATGGAGACTGGATCCAATGCCTTGGTAATGACGGATGGTTGGGTCTCCCATGACAGTCATAATAACGAAGCTGTGAATTACAACCAAGACGGCACAGCAGGTAACCGGTTCATTTGTAGTTTCTGTGGTAAGACTTTGGCGTGTCTGAAGAACCTCAAGACACACCTTAGGGTTCACACCGGGGAGAAGCCGTTCAGCTGCATGCAGTGCGGGAAGCGCTTCTCCGACTCCAGCAACCTCAAGCGACACCAGAGCGTACACACGGGGGAGAGACGCTACGGCTGCAGCCACTGCGGCAAGCGCTTCGCCCAGTCGGGGCACCTCAAAGTGCACCTGAGCGTACACACAGGATGCAAGCAGTTCCGATGCCCACAGTGTGGAAAGACTTTCATATCGGCCAATCACCTCAAGAGACACATCAGTGTCCACGATGGAGAAGAAAGTATTTTACCAACCACTTTTCAGTGA